Genomic segment of Apium graveolens cultivar Ventura chromosome 7, ASM990537v1, whole genome shotgun sequence:
GTCAGTAATCCGTTAGAAATTGCCAACAGATAGGAAAGTTCTTCATTGATAATTTTTGTTTAGGTCATTGCCATGCTGCAGTGACATGTTAGGAAGTGATTCATAATACCATATATAGGTTTGTTGTGCACACGTGACAGTAATTGAATTAATCAATGTAAAATTTAAAAGAATAGTAAATAAATATAAGAAATTACTTTACCAAATTTTTGTATTTAAAATGACCGATTTTGCTGTCAGTACTCCTATTTCTGGTAGTATATAAAATGTTCAGACTCACTATTACAACATGATGCGGCCGAAAGCTGCagaatattttttgaatattcacTAATATTTGTTAGTGCAGAATGTAATATGCGAAACAGAGTTGTTTGATTATTGATATGGAATACACTTGATTGAATTCAAATTGCAGAAGAGAAATGACTAATACATATAAGCTGTCCTAGCAGTGTTCCTGTAAATCAGGAAATCAAATTCCTAACGTATCTCTCACTTATTTATTTCCTAATCATACGTATTAACTCCAACAACCAAATCTGTAGTACAATATTTATACTGCTTTATTTAACAATATGAAAATCATCTTAATAAATATGTTTAGATTAATAATAGTCCCAACATACGCCCCATTAATCTAAACATCCTCAAGTTGCTTGACTCCCAGTAAACTTCTCATTTTCTCGAACTTGGACACTGCCAATGCTTTAGTTAAAATATCAGCCCGCTGTTCATTCATTGGAACATGCTTTATGGCTATCAGACCTTGCTCAACACAATCTCGGATAAAGTGGTACCTCAGGTCAATATGTTTGCTCCTACCTTAAAATACTGGATTCTGAGCTAGGTCCACAGCAGACCTGTTATGAATGTACAACGTGACTAACACTGGATTGACACCCATTATATGACTTAGAACTCTTTGCAGCCAAATAGCTTGACAAGCAGCAGCTGTAGCTGCCATAAACTCTGCCTCACACAATGAAAGTGCCACACACCGTTGCTTTTTGTGAAACCCATGTAATCAGATTCTTGTCGAGATAAAAGGCCATTCATCATGTGCTCTTTCGATCGTCCAAACTACCTGCCAAGTCACTGTTAGAGAAACCAGAAAGAATATAATTCCCTTTCCCCTTTGTATAAATAAGACCGAATTGCAAAGTTCCCTTCAAGTAACGACAAATCCTCTTTACAGCACTCATATGAATCTCTGTTGGCCTCTCCGTATATCTACTGACAATCCCAACGGCATAGGAAATATCAGACCTTGTGTGTACTAGATATCGTAAACCACCAACAATGTTTTTGAAGTGTGTGGAGTTCACAGGTTTTCCCGTTTCATCAGCATGAAGTTGCAGCTTTGTTTCCATTGGGTATTTAACAGGGTTGCACTCCGTCATTCCAGCTTTTTCGAGAACTTTCTTTGTATAAGTCGACTGTATTAACTCGATAGAACCTCTACCTTGACTTACTTCTAAACCCAGATAGTATGACAATTTTCCAAGGTCGGACATGTCAAATTCACGACTCATTTCACCCTTGAATTTGGCAATATACGACAAGCTTGTTCCTGTGACCAATAAGTCATCGACATACACTCCAACAATTAACGAATTATCACCTTCTTTTTTCGTGTAAACAACATATTCAAATGGGCATTTGACAAAGACAAGTTTCAGCAGATATTGGTTCAAACGGGAGTACCAGGCACGCGGAGCTTGACGAAGGCCGTATAAATGTTTAAGTAGTTTATAGACCTTATGCTCGGATCCTTTCCGAATGTAACCTTTAGGCTGGGACACATATACTTCTTCCTGAATAATTCCATTCAAAAATGCGGACTTCACGTCGAGGTGATGAACTTCCCAATCAAGTTTCCCTGCTAGTGCCAAAAGTAATCTTACCATCTCAAGTCTGGTTACGGGGGCAAATACTTCCTCGTAGTCTACCCCTTGGTGTTGTACATAGCCTTTAGCTACAAGGCGAGCTTTATGTTTGGTGACCTATCTCTTCTGATATGTCTTCAACTTATAAACCCATTTAAAGTCTATAGCCTTGTGACCTTGAGGTAAGGTTGTTAGCTTCCAAGTCTTATATTTTTTAATAGACTCGATTTCTAGATCCATTGCTTCCTTCCAAACGTCTTCTTATACTGCTTTCTCGAAGCAGATGGGCTCATCAATACCCATCAACAAAAGTTCGTCTGCCAGCTCTACTTCTGTAGTATGATCATAGATATCATCGAGATATCTGAATTTTTGTGGTTGTGAACTACTAGTACTGGAAACACTCGAGCTATTTATGCCTTCACCATCAGATTGAGAAATCGAGATTGTAACTCGGGAGGTTTGAGGACTAGTGACCGGAGTAGGTGTGTGTAGTTCTGCTTCCCACGGTGTATGCTCTTCATCTTGTACTGGTGCATAATCTTCCAGAATAAAGTGTCCACTTCTGGTTGTTTCAGAACTCATTCTCGTGTCCCAATCCCAGGCCTTATTCTCGTTGAAGATCACATCCCTACTGACATGAACAGTACCTGTGCTTGGATCATATAAATGGAATACTTTAGTTCCAGGCTCTCTACCGAAGTACACCATAAGCTGACTTCTATTATCAAGTTTCTTGGTTTTCACGTCTGGAATTTTCATGTAAACTGTACACCCAAAATTTTTCAAGTAATCCATATTTGGTTTCTTTCCAAACCAAGCTTCGTGAGGGGTGATAATTGACAATGCTCGTGTTGGTAGTTTGTTCAAGATATGGACTGCTTGTGTAACAGCTTCTCCCCAGTACTGTGTTGGCACGTTTCTTTCTTTAAGCATACTTCTTGTGATGGCTACTACGGTGCAGTTGCAACGCTCTACCACACCATATTGCTGCGGTGTGTAGGGTGCCGTGTAATGTCTTAGAATCCCATGTGCTTTATAAAATGTGTTAAAAAATTTTGAACAaaattctcctccacgatctgtCCTCAAAACACGAATGCTTTGTGGTGCACCTTTCTCAACAAATAATTTTAATTTCTTGAAATAATTTAGAGCGTCATCTTTTATTTTAAGCATATATACCCACATCATCCGACTATAGTCGTCAACTAGAAGCATAAAATAGTGATTTCCTGCTGGAGTAGATGGAGATATAGGACCACATAGATCTAGATGAATTAATTCTAAAGCAGCTTTCGCAGAGAAATCAGATTGAGTAGGGAAAGGCTTACGTGTTTGCTTCGACATTAGGCAACCGTCATAAATTTCTTTTGGTTGGTTGATATGAGGCATTCCATGAGCCATATTGTGCCTCGACATCAATTGCATTGCCTTAAAATTTACATGCCCCAGTCGTTTGTGCCATAACCAGGCTTCTTCCTCGCTTTTGGTTAATAGACACTGGTGTTCAGCTCCTTTGATGAGAAGTTTGTAGAGTCGATTTGTAGATCTTTTGACATGAATCAGCAATCTCCCGTAACTGTCATAGACCCATTAATTTTTGCTGTTCATAACCACACGATTACCTTCCTCTGATAGCTGACCCAAGCTTATGATATTACTTCGAAGGGCAGGTATGTAATACACTCCGTGAAGCATCCTCGTTTCCCCGTTCTTGCAAATACTTCTAATGGACCCCTTTCCCTCGACCTTCACCAATGAACCATCACCAAATTTTACCTCTCCTTTCACTGATTTATCCATCGTTTTAAACTTTTCTCTCCGTCCTGTCATGTGGTTACTGGCAGCATTATCAAGGTACCAGGTATTTTCTTCCACTTCCTTAGTTTCACCCATGCCTTTGCCCTCAATAAATGTGTTTATGTCGTATATATCATCTTCACACAATGCCATTAACAAGGTTGGTTCCTCATCATTTAATTGTGCCAAGTTTGTTTCCCCCTATGCTGTCTATTCTTCTTTGGCTTACGGCATTCATATGCAAAATGTCCATAAGTTGCACAATTAAAACACTTTACCTGACTTCTGTCACGAGTATTACGATTATCTCTCACTCAATAATCACCCCCACTGTTATGTAATGTTCTCGTCGACTTATTCAGCCATTTCACTCGTGTAAGAAGAAGCTTCTCATTGTTATTCTCTCGCTTAACCCACTCATCTTCCGTTAACAAAAGTTGTTGTCCTTCGTTGTTCTCCACATGTCCTTGTAAACGCTCTTCATGAGCCTTGAGTGAACCCATCACTTCCTCTACCAACATGGTTTCTAAATTCCAAAATTGCTCGATGGCAGATGCAATTTGGAGAAATTTAGTTGGAACGGCCCTTAACAACTTTTTGACGACATACTCCTCTTCAATTGTTTCTCCCAAAGCCCTCATATTAGTTTCCAGGCCATTCAGTCTCATACAAAAATTATCCAACTGTTCCGAATCTTTTATCTTTAATGACTCAAACTCTGCTTTGAGGGTCTGTGCCTTGGCCTTTTTCACCTTGTCCGCACCCTCACACAATGTTTTAAGCGCTCCCCATGCCTCCCTGGATGTTTTCTTTTCTGCAATAGTCAACAACATATCCTCGGAAATACCTTGGTAGATGATGGCCAATGCTCGCTTATCCATCTTGTCATCAACGGTACCCATGAGATCCTTAGGTTCTATTTCTTCCCACACCCCATAAGCTTGCATAATAACCCTCATCTTTATAGACCAAGTAGTATAGTTTGTCTTTGTCAACAATGGATAACTCAGTCCGATTGATCCTTCCTTGTTCTTATTTGTCTCCATTTGCTGTCAGCTTTCGATGCGATTCACAGGTGATTGagagctctgataccagatgttAGTGCAGAATGTAATATGCGAAACAGAGTTGTTTGATTATTGATATGGAATACACTTGATTGAATTGAAATTGCAGAAGAGAAATGACTAATACATATAATCTGTCCTAGCAGTGTTCCTGTAAGTCAAGAAATCAAATTCCTAACTTATCTCTCACTTATTTGTTTCCTAATCATAGGTATTAAGTCCAACAACCAAAACAATATTTATAGTGCTTTATTTAACAATATGAAAATCAACTAAATAAATATGTTTACATTAATAATAATCCCAACAATATTGAATTTAAATTTCAGTACATAAAGATGTTGTTGAGGATCTAAAAAACTATATCAGCTTTATAGTTTTTATTCATGAAAAAGTAGTAAAACTCGCAGATCTGAAATTATTACCTTCCAAAAGTATACAAGTGTAACACTAACACAGATAAAAAGTAAATGATTAATTATTGTAGCAGTTTTACTATTGTAGTAGTTTGGTTTCTAGAATTTACTTATAAACATGGCTTACAGCATGAATTTGAAGCGACGAAGTATTTTAGAATAACAAACATTTAGAACCCTGACAAAGAATTTAGATAAATAGAACTTCAAAGTGTATACAGGGCCATTCGTTCAAAATTCCAGCCGTGTTGCCTACTTACAATAATGATATGGGCAACATAATTTGTAAAAGATTGGCATCAAAGTCTTCTCCTGCAATTAGTGTTTTCTCTGTGTGTGTGTGCTGGTAAATAGTTGTGGATATGTGTATATATAGAGACCCCTGTCTGAACTATTTTCCATATACCATCAGCACTGCACTACTAAACACTTTGTTAAATATATATTTCTACGACAAAAAAAATGAGTCTTAGTCTCAATCTCCACACTTACCCCACTTTTGCAAGATCTCCATTACCGACCAAGGTCAGACCAATGGTTTTCATGGCTTGGGCACCCCACTCCAACTCCATGTAAGCTCTCCTTCGCATCACGTCTATAATGTATGTTAGTAAATATCAGATATTTATAATTTTGAATTATGATCTGATGATGTATGTTTTTACTTTATTTTAAAGTTTAAAACTTTTTTATCATATCAGACATTATTCCTTTTTTAATTGATACAACTATACATTAATAACTCTGTTGCATCTAGGGTGGTGGATAAACCTAGGGTTCCAAGTGTTCAAATGACTCCATGGAAACGAGAAATATTCAAGTCCCTTGATGGCTGGGCTAGGGAAAACATTCTTGTTCACATCAAATCCGTCGAGCAGTCATGGCAACCAAATGATTTATTGCCAGACCCAATTTCTGAAGGATTTCAAGAACAAGTGAAGGAGTTAAGAGAACGAGCCAAGGAGATCCCGGATGAGTACTTTGTCGTGTTGGTTGGAGATATGCTAACAGAAGAGGCACTTCCATCAAACATGGCTATGTTAAATAGACCAAGTGACATTAGGGATGAGACAGGTGCAGATCCCACGGCTTGGGCAACATGGACTCGGGCATGGGCTGCTGAGGAGAATAGACATGGTGATCTGCTCAACAAGTACCTTTACTTGTCTGGCCGGGTTGATATGAAGCAGATTGAAAAGACTATACAGTATATGATTGGTGCTGGAATGGTAACTATGTTTAGTATACACGACGATCACAAAATATTACCTCACCTTTGAGATTTTGTAATTCACAACTGATCATTAGACTTGTTTACTTGACAGGATAATAGGACAGGAAACGATTCCTActctacatatatatatacatctttCCAAGAAAGGGCTACTTTCATTTCCCATGCAAACACAGCCAAACTAGCCCAACAATACGGTGACAAAAACCTTGCTCAAGTGTGCGGCAACATAGCCTCTGATGAGAAGCGTCATGCGACCGCATACACTAAAATAGTAGAGAAGCTAATGGAGATCGATACGGATGCCACAGTCATAGCATTTGCAGAAATGATGAGGAAGAAAATACAAATGCCAGGGCACTTTATGTTCGATGGTTCTGACAATCTTCTTTTCAGAAACTTTACAGCAGCTGCAAGcagaattgtttagtagtggggtagtggagttatggagtaaattatggacatgtaatttacccattaattagtagtggttaattttagtaatagttagttttaatatgtttgtaaaacctatataatggctagtttaccttgagttttaggagaagaaaaggaaacaagaaatatagcagtataagttctctgcaaaaaaaaaaacaaaaaaaaaaaaaaaaaaatatatatatatatatatagcagtacatgtaggtgtcttttttctctaagttttttCAACATGGCATCAGAGCTATATGTTATAAGGCTTGTGAGacttttataaaaatacataaatttatatatatatatatattaagtatttaTGTGTGATTTCAAATGACATTAAAAATTTCTCCATATATATTTAGTGAAGTATCAAGATGAAATGATAGGTGGAAAAGAGTTGAAAAAACTTGGAGaaaaagacacctacattttttttgcagagaacttatactgctatatttcttgttttcttttcctcttctaaaactcaaggtaaactagccattatataggctttacaaacatattaaaactaactattactaaaactaaccactactaattaatgggtaaattacatgtccataatttactctataactccactaccccactactaaacaattctaaaataatatttttctctaataattaatcattgctaaatatctaataattaaataaacaaataattaataactaaatttaagattattccaacagaTGCCACAGTCATAGCATTTGCAGAAATGATGAGGAAGAAAATACAAATGCCAGGGCACTTTATGTTCGATGGTTCTGACAATCTTCTTTTCAGAAACTTTACAGCAGCTGCAAGCAGAATTGGGGTCTACACTGCAGGGGATTATTGTGAGGTACTGGAGTTTCTTGTGGATAAATGGAAAATTGAGAGGCTTGCAGGGCTGTCAGATGAAGGACGAAAGGCTCAAGAATATGTTTGTAAATTTGCTCAAAGGATAAGGAAAATTGGAGAAATAATTAAGtggaagaaggaaaagaaagctGCGGTGCCTGTTTCTTTCAGTTGGATTTCTAATCGTGAACTGATGATTTAAGTCCCCGGGATGAATAAAGTACCAAAATTACGATAAATAAAATTACAATAAAGTACCATAATTACAGTAATGACTAATGATACAGTATTGGGATTATGTTGTGATTCAGTTATTATATATGTTCATCAATTTGGTCTTCCTTTCCTGGTCTTaacacaattttttttttttttgaattttaagtATTTTTATCTAGCGTTACTCTAATCAAACGGAAACTTGTCAATTCACGTATTTTAATTCTAATGAATTtagatttttgaaataaaatttactatatatatttttaattaaatcagATGAAATTACtgtaaaatttaaaataaattataatttttttaaaatttcgatatattatttaaaatactTGAATTCACGGCTTTTCTTTTGGGtgtataaaatatattatttaatttattgataGGTATTCATATATACATATTTGATGTTTATATTATTTTAGTCATCAAAATTATAAAAAGAACAGTGAATGAAATAATATATGACTGGCACTTTAGTGATTAATTCTGTATGTAACCCTAATTTATTTTGTTCGTAACACTTTTTCAATAAATTAGTGAACTAAGTTTAGACATAGATATGGTTCTAAAAATTTCCATTTGATGAATTAATTTCTGACTAACTTACCAGTGCTAATCTATATAAAAGATGTACATCAAAACTTTTGTTGATCGTCTCTTCATAATTTGCTCATTCAATACATAAtcatcacataattcatatcgAAATGATGGTAATggtaaaaatatattaaaattaacattTATATAATATGAAATAATAAGAATGAGCGTGCATTCCAATGCATGTAGTAGTATGATAGATAATTATAGATAACAAGGTCAATTTGATAGTAAAAAtgaataaatataatttttttaggataaatatacaataatttataattaaataataaaataaatatagctaATTAAATATAGCTAACTTTTCCACCCATCAATCTTTTTAATCAAAATTTTTGATTCATTAACTAATCTTAAATACGTGTCTTCACAGATTattcgatttccaatttttatgcATGTTGCACTAGCCATTAAGCCTAGACATGTTGAAAACATCCAAAACCTTAAATTCAATCTTATCTATCGAGAATAAAGCCTGATCCAAAAAAAAATATGGTCTGATTTGACCAGGCCAACAATCTTCGAACAAGCCTCATGTTAAAAGGTCCTTAAATTCGATATGTTTTGACGCTCAACTAGGAATAGTACTTGAAATGAACAAATCTTTGAGCATTCATTCGTTGGTACCTAGGCAAGGGAAAGTTTACTTAACCATTTGGATTGGTATCTAGAATGGTGTTTAGCTTCTTGGCAGCAGTTTGGTTAGTCTAGGAGGAATAATTTTAGTTTTGTAAATTTAGTATTAAATTGTTGTTATAGGCAAGTCTACAATTATTTAGGTAGCCGTAGTTTAAGGTTTTGTTTAtttttcatcttcatttttgTGTTAaatttttcacaaatatttttACAAGGATGATATCAAATTCTCTTAACTAAAAAGGTGTCAAGCTTGCGAATAAATGATGACCTTATATTTCGACATCACATCGCGGAAAAACTGTATTGACCGCAATTATATCTTAATTGGCTACTTCCATAACCGAGGCTCGACCTAACGGTTGGGTCTTAAGTTGCAATCTATCAAACAACTCATGTAAATGATAGACTTCGTAGCTTCGGGATTACCTAAAACTTTAGATTCTACAAAATTCACAAGGAGCGTGCATGTGACCATTTAAGCATCCTGAACAACGTCCTtaattgacatgttaaaggtTATGGCCTTGGGTTGTACTCGTGAAACTGGGGTGGTTGAGTGATTGAAAGAACATTTATGGGCGTAGTTGATTCCTTGCGATATCTAGATATATGACCCTGTTTACCATACTTATAACAAGTTGTTCTTGGAGTTCCACTTGCACTAGTACACTCGACAACATTATAACCCTTCCTGTTGTATTTAAAACGCGTAATGTTAAACTTATTACACACCTCTAGACGTCCAAAGATCTTGCACTTTAATAATGGAGGTCTAATGGTCTTCTTGGCTAATTGAAAGTTAAGAAACAGTTACCATGTCCACCATTTTGGAGCCTAAATCTTTGAAATCCATTTTTTTCAGTCTGAATGTCCAACCTTTTCTTAAACTTGTTTCTTAAATGTCCACCGCGATGATGTTGACTTCCATCCAAACAGTCTATCTTCATTTTCTTTCCTTTACTTTCATTGTTAATATTTCACTTTCACTTTCCATAATTATCGTTTTCTAAATAACAACAATATATGTTCGCCATTCGAATATAGCAACCCGGTTTCGGATCCATGGTTTAAGTCCTTGTTGAATTTTTTTTTGGTTTCTTCTACTCagatttaacaaaaaaaaatcaaaaactcTGCTACAATCATGTTGTTCTACATTAGCTCTAAATACGCTTGgaaaaatatttctccaagaataATTTGGTAAATTAATGCAATGTTACCACCACCCTCACTTTCTAATGCCTTTGTTGATTACTACCAGTAATTAACTTCCGCTTTCAAGGAATAACTAGAAAACTCGGGGGTTTTGATCTTCTCCTACTTTCACTAAGATGAATGTTTATCTATCTCTTCGAACAATATTACAGCCTCAATAAGGGTCCGCGGTTCCCCGAAACTCTGGAGGATGAACAACTTAAAAGGTTTATTACTCACCACTTGTGGAGCTTAATTGTAGcaccccaaatccagggtcagggATTTATGAGGCCGCGCCATCTGAATCCTGTTTAAACACATATCTTTGCACAATCATTATATAAACTTACTCATCTACAACCCTACACTTACCAACACACACTTACaagttattgtcttggaaatgaacaaTACATTACTATAGTTATTAAATCCGCAAAGTGATAGTAATTACAAACCAAAAGTAATTAAGTTTTACTAGGGGTGTAACCTTTATTTAAGGTTAGACCGGAGGCCGAATATATGTTTCTTCAATACTActttacataagtcatacttatatataagccggactaaaaacaactgaaaccTAATCCAGCTTATACGGTCTACCTGTGGCACTGCACTAAACAATTTACGGAaaagctggccatttcctactcGCATCCGGGATGTGAGCTTTCTGACCGGCATCTTGGTTCACTGTTGTGTTGTTTCATTTTAAGAAAACAattgtgagctataatgctcagcataataatgtgcAGTATAAAATGACTGTATTAGAAATTTTTACTAAATTCCGTATATGGATATATGTTCTGTTTAAAAAAATTCTCTTGGTGATATACACCTCTTTCCAAAACAACTCTTTGATTGACTTATTCGTCAGCAAATACCTTAGTGGTAAACCCATCATCTAGGCTTGCATTACGGTATCGCATCTCAAtttcaattggaagaataggacattcgaCGGAGCCCCCACTATACGATAATCAGTCATAcaactgaatattattattgttctctacatgtagaaggacGAATTCCTTACTCCTGGttgtcaccctagccgcattcaGGCTTTATCTGTTTCCCCTTTCTCCCGGGTATGCtttgcatacttcgtatgttCTTCAGTACACAGGGTACCTTCCCATACATAAATTATTGTAGCAGTCTCCCCAGGACATGAAGTattggatctctacccctcctttATCCTTTAAGAATCTTATCATATCCCAAGAACTCATACTCCTCGAGTTCCCGAAGCGTTAGCTTATTGATAAGCACAACTCATGTTGCtagtatatatatgtacttccgaaaatttttagaggaagtactaagataatgtgagtttaccattgtcaacagataagtattTAAGGCGGAGTTTCTTTTGacattttaattaaaatatttaaaatatgtcgagataatattcttcgacgatccgaagtattagaatgattttctgaaactcagaaaatattttaacataggttttatgatttttaaacgatattaaatcatttaataaatattttgattaaataataattattaaataattaaaccatgaataattctattttaaaagaatatttgaaataatattccttaactaatttatgtttaagattttaaataatcatttaataaatattttgataaaatattaaatacttgaatttaaaaataaaataatcattggagaatacttctcttatttaaatgaatatctgaGATAATATTCATCGTTCGAGTAATTAAATAAAGTTGAGGGcatacgatctttggaaatcagtttaaataaattcgagataatttaatatttcggaaggggacatcgagtcccttggaataactacgtacggacttttaatcgtccaaacattccgggatgattcccgggtttttactTTATAAAAGCTGACCGACTCTCGTTCTTATAATTTATATATCatgctctactatagcgttaaaatattctacgatataTTCATCGTAAACTCAATCATTATTGACACGCAAAAACTCGTGTTTTACTATAATGGCAAACATGGCATTTGTACGAAAAAAAGTAAAAACAATCTTCACAACACAACACTAATGGAGCAGGGTTCGTAAACTTGCTTTGGTGTTTCGAGGTGGAGGGTGCTCTAGAGTTCATCAGAAAATCTAAAATCAAGAACATTTATCGTTCCGTTAGATTCTAATCGTATCTATCGTCACTTAATAAATACGCAATACTTACTATCCATGTACATGACTCGCTTTACTCTCATCATTTTAATAATGTACGAGTACTCGATAACTTCTTTTTCGTTTTGTAATCCTTTATGTCCATTAGTCTCTTTTACTTTTGTCACTCGGCTCCACTCGCGATTCTTAAGAATTTCTACTCACCCGATCtcgactccgatatttttataaaactgaaaaatacATATTTTCATTTGAAATTTTTGTGGAAGTTAGTATATTCCATTTATTACTCTCtgtataaatttcataatttttgaacacatttaagtcgatcatttatacttctgaaattcgtaattcgtagtagtttttatcgcgtaaatcattATCACTAAACGAAcctaacttttgaaccgtaaatcaaaatcaagtgattcaagcgcctaaacgatcttTACAACAATATCTATCATTTTAAAGTCTTATTTTTCAAGAAACCACGGTTTATACTTTCTGATTTCTGCAGAAAACTTAAGGTTACGATTCGTTCATTTTATCGACGTTACGCTCATGTTCCGAGTTTTGTTTTCGCTCTAAAATACTAATCAATAAACAAAATTCATCATACCATAATCTTAACACTTAATCATTTCAATAACATCAAGTTCTTGAGGCCAAAACATCAACCTTATCATCTAACTAACTTATCATCAAGAAACCAACATAACAACCatcaaaactaggtttataactcAAATCCATGTTTTTCTTGATACTTAAACCTTGAACAAAGTTTGGttaaagatttatacctttcttggtatCTTAGAAGGTGTTATTATTGATGGATGATGTTTGGTGAGGCTTGGATGTCCATAAGAATCCTAAATCtttccatgaaaatcaagaaatcaagaaataTTACTATTTGGCACTATTCATCATCAATTTCATGGATTTATTTAACCATCCAAACCTTAATGAAATGCTATGAAAAATTATTTTCCCTTAGTTTGTTATGTAGGAATCTTGGAAATTAATTATAgcatttatccatggctagaagttGAGTTTTGTGTTCTTGGTTTTTCTTCAAAGGCCAAATAAAGCTttaggagagagagaagagagaattttgCTTTGATTGCTAGTTTAATTCTTGAATAAATATTGGATTTCTTGTGTATATAATCCTATA
This window contains:
- the LOC141672124 gene encoding palmitoyl-[acyl-carrier-protein] 4-desaturase, chloroplastic-like; protein product: MSLSLNLHTYPTFARSPLPTKVRPMVFMAWAPHSNSMVVDKPRVPSVQMTPWKREIFKSLDGWARENILVHIKSVEQSWQPNDLLPDPISEGFQEQVKELRERAKEIPDEYFVVLVGDMLTEEALPSNMAMLNRPSDIRDETGADPTAWATWTRAWAAEENRHGDLLNKYLYLSGRVDMKQIEKTIQYMIGAGMDNRTGNDSYSTYIYTSFQERATFISHANTAKLAQQYGDKNLAQVCGNIASDEKRHATAYTKIVEKLMEIDTDATVIAFAEMMRKKIQMPGHFMFDGSDNLLFRNFTAAASRIV
- the LOC141673332 gene encoding palmitoyl-[acyl-carrier-protein] 4-desaturase, chloroplastic-like, whose translation is MMRKKIQMPGHFMFDGSDNLLFRNFTAAASRIGVYTAGDYCEVLEFLVDKWKIERLAGLSDEGRKAQEYVCKFAQRIRKIGEIIKWKKEKKAAVPVSFSWISNRELMI